A genomic region of Bactrocera dorsalis isolate Fly_Bdor chromosome 3, ASM2337382v1, whole genome shotgun sequence contains the following coding sequences:
- the LOC105230636 gene encoding uncharacterized protein LOC105230636 isoform X10: protein MQQTRSQRRQSSHLFQMQDGLSPKKTAVIIVTVVGCIAILWPKVFYPMMFGSNVPAKSGNLKDQLGPGGLRQERPAHLHPESIYQAMRERGRAIPATTPTVPILERKGSASNPPPRVVDGRPGPIPGMRPPMGAGSMHQPQARAGNSMGFIMPLYTIGIIVFFGYTIMKIVFKRPTPNAPYGPMPTNPDFRKEVFGQENGRQVDEANNSKLGWREHQAIVTAIQGLIDAADEQIKLRENNATSDTPKKSSENPTSNFGGISNGHTKSEQEHEHVDYKDTNELNLANSETPSNVDREHKNEVQSPISKTTGDAEQKNIQQRMKREGSADRSVAVLGMEVTASCEGGQKWTGRPPTPVFFSHHEHSNDNNESQAPEPQSIYLEGALAHESQILVTDSEIKTEEVYDKELNGSPEEPAVVLSSKMTLSLINLDTSHENNYVENEPEIESPLADDIEIIGADEK from the exons atgcaaCAAACGCGTTCACAGCGGAGGCAATCCAGTCATCTTTTCCAAATGCAGGATGGACTGAGTCCTAAAAAAACAGCCGTCATAATTGTGACCGTAGTTGGTTGCATTGCAATACTTTGGCCGAAGGTATTCTATCCGATGATGTTCGGTAGCAACGTGCCCGCGAAAAGTGGAAATTTAAAGGATCAACTTGGACCGGGAG GTTTACGGCAGGAGCGTCCAGCACATTTACATCCCGAATCCATCTATCAAGCGATGCGTGAACGGGGTCGTGCCATTCCCGCAACTACACCGACAGTGCCAATTTTGGAGCGCAAAGGATCAGCCAGCAATCCACCGCCACGTGTCGTTGATGGCCGC CCTGGCCCTATTCCCGGAATGCGCCCACCCATGGGCGCCGGATCTATGCATCAACCGCAGGCCCGTGCTGGTAATAGTATGGGCTTCATAATGCCACTTTATACAATTGGGATAATAGTCTTCTTCGGTTACACGATTATGAag ATAGTGTTCAAGCGGCCAACGCCGAATGCACCTTATGGACCCATGCCTACCAATCCCGACTTTAGAAAAGAAGTCTTTGGTCAAGAAAATGGAAGACAAGTTGACGAAGCGAATAATTCTAAACTAG GGTGGCGCGAACATCAAGCaa TTGTAACAGCAATTCAAGGTTTAATTGATGCTGCCGATGAGCAAATAAAATTACGAGAGAATAATGCGACTTCAGATACACCTAAG AAATCAAGCGAAAATCCGACATCGAACTTTGGAGGCATTTCCAATGGGCATACGAAATCTGAGCAGGAACATGAGCATGTAGATTATAAAGATACAAACGAGCTAAATCTGGCGAATAGTGAAACTCCCTCGAATGTAGATAGAGAACATAAAAATGAAGTGCAGAGTCCTATTAGTAAAACCACAGGCGATGCTGAACAAAAGAACATCCAACAACGAATGAAAAGGGAAGGCAGTGCTGATCGATCAGTGGCG GTTCTTGGAATGGAGGTGACAGCAAGTTGTGAGGGTGGCCAAAAGTGGACAGGCCGCCCTCCAACACCTGTTTTCTTTTCGCACCATGAACAT TCCAATGATAATAACGAAAGTCAGGCGCCTGAACCGCAATCCATCTATTTAGAAGGTGCTTTGGCGCACGAGTCACAAATATTGGTTACCGATTCGGAAATAAAAACTGAGGAAGTTTATGATAAAGAGCTCAATGGGTCACCAGAGGAGCCAGCG GTGGTGTTGAGTAGTAAGATGACATTATCGCTAATCAATTTGGATACAAGtcatgaaaataattatgtggAAAATGAACCGGAAATCGAAAGTCCCCTGGCGGATGATATCGAAATAATTGGTGCTGAcgaaaaatag
- the LOC105230636 gene encoding uncharacterized protein LOC105230636 isoform X8, producing MQQTRSQRRQSSHLFQMQDGLSPKKTAVIIVTVVGCIAILWPKVFYPMMFGSNVPAKSGNLKDQLGPGGCCDVVIDRDKFLNETPTEIGPQLYRKQLNLYTGEMNSNPGLRQERPAHLHPESIYQAMRERGRAIPATTPTVPILERKGSASNPPPRVVDGRPGPIPGMRPPMGAGSMHQPQARAGNSMGFIMPLYTIGIIVFFGYTIMKIVFKRPTPNAPYGPMPTNPDFRKEVFGQENGRQVDEANNSKLVVTAIQGLIDAADEQIKLRENNATSDTPKKSSENPTSNFGGISNGHTKSEQEHEHVDYKDTNELNLANSETPSNVDREHKNEVQSPISKTTGDAEQKNIQQRMKREGSADRSVAVLGMEVTASCEGGQKWTGRPPTPVFFSHHEHSNDNNESQAPEPQSIYLEGALAHESQILVTDSEIKTEEVYDKELNGSPEEPAVVLSSKMTLSLINLDTSHENNYVENEPEIESPLADDIEIIGADEK from the exons atgcaaCAAACGCGTTCACAGCGGAGGCAATCCAGTCATCTTTTCCAAATGCAGGATGGACTGAGTCCTAAAAAAACAGCCGTCATAATTGTGACCGTAGTTGGTTGCATTGCAATACTTTGGCCGAAGGTATTCTATCCGATGATGTTCGGTAGCAACGTGCCCGCGAAAAGTGGAAATTTAAAGGATCAACTTGGACCGGGAG GTTGTTGTGATGTTGTTATTGACAGAGATAAATTTCTGAATGAAACTCCAACAGAAATTGGTCCACAATTGTACCGCAAGCAACTGAATTTATATACCGGAGAGATGA ATTCTAATCCAGGTTTACGGCAGGAGCGTCCAGCACATTTACATCCCGAATCCATCTATCAAGCGATGCGTGAACGGGGTCGTGCCATTCCCGCAACTACACCGACAGTGCCAATTTTGGAGCGCAAAGGATCAGCCAGCAATCCACCGCCACGTGTCGTTGATGGCCGC CCTGGCCCTATTCCCGGAATGCGCCCACCCATGGGCGCCGGATCTATGCATCAACCGCAGGCCCGTGCTGGTAATAGTATGGGCTTCATAATGCCACTTTATACAATTGGGATAATAGTCTTCTTCGGTTACACGATTATGAag ATAGTGTTCAAGCGGCCAACGCCGAATGCACCTTATGGACCCATGCCTACCAATCCCGACTTTAGAAAAGAAGTCTTTGGTCAAGAAAATGGAAGACAAGTTGACGAAGCGAATAATTCTAAACTAG TTGTAACAGCAATTCAAGGTTTAATTGATGCTGCCGATGAGCAAATAAAATTACGAGAGAATAATGCGACTTCAGATACACCTAAG AAATCAAGCGAAAATCCGACATCGAACTTTGGAGGCATTTCCAATGGGCATACGAAATCTGAGCAGGAACATGAGCATGTAGATTATAAAGATACAAACGAGCTAAATCTGGCGAATAGTGAAACTCCCTCGAATGTAGATAGAGAACATAAAAATGAAGTGCAGAGTCCTATTAGTAAAACCACAGGCGATGCTGAACAAAAGAACATCCAACAACGAATGAAAAGGGAAGGCAGTGCTGATCGATCAGTGGCG GTTCTTGGAATGGAGGTGACAGCAAGTTGTGAGGGTGGCCAAAAGTGGACAGGCCGCCCTCCAACACCTGTTTTCTTTTCGCACCATGAACAT TCCAATGATAATAACGAAAGTCAGGCGCCTGAACCGCAATCCATCTATTTAGAAGGTGCTTTGGCGCACGAGTCACAAATATTGGTTACCGATTCGGAAATAAAAACTGAGGAAGTTTATGATAAAGAGCTCAATGGGTCACCAGAGGAGCCAGCG GTGGTGTTGAGTAGTAAGATGACATTATCGCTAATCAATTTGGATACAAGtcatgaaaataattatgtggAAAATGAACCGGAAATCGAAAGTCCCCTGGCGGATGATATCGAAATAATTGGTGCTGAcgaaaaatag
- the LOC105230636 gene encoding uncharacterized protein LOC105230636 isoform X2 — translation MQQTRSQRRQSSHLFQMQDGLSPKKTAVIIVTVVGCIAILWPKVFYPMMFGSNVPAKSGNLKDQLGPGGCCDVVIDRDKFLNETPTEIGPQLYRKQLNLYTGEMSLRQERPAHLHPESIYQAMRERGRAIPATTPTVPILERKGSASNPPPRVVDGRPGPIPGMRPPMGAGSMHQPQARAGNSMGFIMPLYTIGIIVFFGYTIMKIVFKRPTPNAPYGPMPTNPDFRKEVFGQENGRQVDEANNSKLGWREHQARSKPHEQISSGGGGGVASGSELYNASLATATAASILSTQLKQHSHGIPSTFGGVGTGAGGSLAAGYSKETEQLMEIEKLRKKLEDTEKAMAKLIAEMNSDQYEAKKSSENPTSNFGGISNGHTKSEQEHEHVDYKDTNELNLANSETPSNVDREHKNEVQSPISKTTGDAEQKNIQQRMKREGSADRSVAVLGMEVTASCEGGQKWTGRPPTPVFFSHHEHSNDNNESQAPEPQSIYLEGALAHESQILVTDSEIKTEEVYDKELNGSPEEPAVVLSSKMTLSLINLDTSHENNYVENEPEIESPLADDIEIIGADEK, via the exons atgcaaCAAACGCGTTCACAGCGGAGGCAATCCAGTCATCTTTTCCAAATGCAGGATGGACTGAGTCCTAAAAAAACAGCCGTCATAATTGTGACCGTAGTTGGTTGCATTGCAATACTTTGGCCGAAGGTATTCTATCCGATGATGTTCGGTAGCAACGTGCCCGCGAAAAGTGGAAATTTAAAGGATCAACTTGGACCGGGAG GTTGTTGTGATGTTGTTATTGACAGAGATAAATTTCTGAATGAAACTCCAACAGAAATTGGTCCACAATTGTACCGCAAGCAACTGAATTTATATACCGGAGAGATGA GTTTACGGCAGGAGCGTCCAGCACATTTACATCCCGAATCCATCTATCAAGCGATGCGTGAACGGGGTCGTGCCATTCCCGCAACTACACCGACAGTGCCAATTTTGGAGCGCAAAGGATCAGCCAGCAATCCACCGCCACGTGTCGTTGATGGCCGC CCTGGCCCTATTCCCGGAATGCGCCCACCCATGGGCGCCGGATCTATGCATCAACCGCAGGCCCGTGCTGGTAATAGTATGGGCTTCATAATGCCACTTTATACAATTGGGATAATAGTCTTCTTCGGTTACACGATTATGAag ATAGTGTTCAAGCGGCCAACGCCGAATGCACCTTATGGACCCATGCCTACCAATCCCGACTTTAGAAAAGAAGTCTTTGGTCAAGAAAATGGAAGACAAGTTGACGAAGCGAATAATTCTAAACTAG GGTGGCGCGAACATCAAGCaa GGTCCAAACCACATGAACAGATCAGcagtggtggtggcggcggtgTTGCAAGTGGTAGCGAGCTTTACAATGCCAGTTTGGCAACTGCCACGGCGGCATCCATTCTTTCGACGCAGCTGAAGCAGCACAGTCATGGTATACCCAGCACTTTTGGTGGTGTTGGCACTGGCGCTGGGGGAAGCTTGGCTGCCGGATACAGCAAGGAAACTGAACAATTGATGGAAATTGAGAAATTGCGTAAAAAGCTTGAGGATACCGAAAAGGCGATGGCAAAATTGATCGCAGAAATGAACTCAGATCAATACGAAGCTAAG AAATCAAGCGAAAATCCGACATCGAACTTTGGAGGCATTTCCAATGGGCATACGAAATCTGAGCAGGAACATGAGCATGTAGATTATAAAGATACAAACGAGCTAAATCTGGCGAATAGTGAAACTCCCTCGAATGTAGATAGAGAACATAAAAATGAAGTGCAGAGTCCTATTAGTAAAACCACAGGCGATGCTGAACAAAAGAACATCCAACAACGAATGAAAAGGGAAGGCAGTGCTGATCGATCAGTGGCG GTTCTTGGAATGGAGGTGACAGCAAGTTGTGAGGGTGGCCAAAAGTGGACAGGCCGCCCTCCAACACCTGTTTTCTTTTCGCACCATGAACAT TCCAATGATAATAACGAAAGTCAGGCGCCTGAACCGCAATCCATCTATTTAGAAGGTGCTTTGGCGCACGAGTCACAAATATTGGTTACCGATTCGGAAATAAAAACTGAGGAAGTTTATGATAAAGAGCTCAATGGGTCACCAGAGGAGCCAGCG GTGGTGTTGAGTAGTAAGATGACATTATCGCTAATCAATTTGGATACAAGtcatgaaaataattatgtggAAAATGAACCGGAAATCGAAAGTCCCCTGGCGGATGATATCGAAATAATTGGTGCTGAcgaaaaatag
- the LOC105230636 gene encoding uncharacterized protein LOC105230636 isoform X7, whose amino-acid sequence MQQTRSQRRQSSHLFQMQDGLSPKKTAVIIVTVVGCIAILWPKVFYPMMFGSNVPAKSGNLKDQLGPGGCCDVVIDRDKFLNETPTEIGPQLYRKQLNLYTGEMNSNPGLRQERPAHLHPESIYQAMRERGRAIPATTPTVPILERKGSASNPPPRVVDGRPGPIPGMRPPMGAGSMHQPQARAGNSMGFIMPLYTIGIIVFFGYTIMKIVFKRPTPNAPYGPMPTNPDFRKEVFGQENGRQVDEANNSKLGWREHQAIVTAIQGLIDAADEQIKLRENNATSDTPKKSSENPTSNFGGISNGHTKSEQEHEHVDYKDTNELNLANSETPSNVDREHKNEVQSPISKTTGDAEQKNIQQRMKREGSADRSVAVLGMEVTASCEGGQKWTGRPPTPVFFSHHEHSNDNNESQAPEPQSIYLEGALAHESQILVTDSEIKTEEVYDKELNGSPEEPAVVLSSKMTLSLINLDTSHENNYVENEPEIESPLADDIEIIGADEK is encoded by the exons atgcaaCAAACGCGTTCACAGCGGAGGCAATCCAGTCATCTTTTCCAAATGCAGGATGGACTGAGTCCTAAAAAAACAGCCGTCATAATTGTGACCGTAGTTGGTTGCATTGCAATACTTTGGCCGAAGGTATTCTATCCGATGATGTTCGGTAGCAACGTGCCCGCGAAAAGTGGAAATTTAAAGGATCAACTTGGACCGGGAG GTTGTTGTGATGTTGTTATTGACAGAGATAAATTTCTGAATGAAACTCCAACAGAAATTGGTCCACAATTGTACCGCAAGCAACTGAATTTATATACCGGAGAGATGA ATTCTAATCCAGGTTTACGGCAGGAGCGTCCAGCACATTTACATCCCGAATCCATCTATCAAGCGATGCGTGAACGGGGTCGTGCCATTCCCGCAACTACACCGACAGTGCCAATTTTGGAGCGCAAAGGATCAGCCAGCAATCCACCGCCACGTGTCGTTGATGGCCGC CCTGGCCCTATTCCCGGAATGCGCCCACCCATGGGCGCCGGATCTATGCATCAACCGCAGGCCCGTGCTGGTAATAGTATGGGCTTCATAATGCCACTTTATACAATTGGGATAATAGTCTTCTTCGGTTACACGATTATGAag ATAGTGTTCAAGCGGCCAACGCCGAATGCACCTTATGGACCCATGCCTACCAATCCCGACTTTAGAAAAGAAGTCTTTGGTCAAGAAAATGGAAGACAAGTTGACGAAGCGAATAATTCTAAACTAG GGTGGCGCGAACATCAAGCaa TTGTAACAGCAATTCAAGGTTTAATTGATGCTGCCGATGAGCAAATAAAATTACGAGAGAATAATGCGACTTCAGATACACCTAAG AAATCAAGCGAAAATCCGACATCGAACTTTGGAGGCATTTCCAATGGGCATACGAAATCTGAGCAGGAACATGAGCATGTAGATTATAAAGATACAAACGAGCTAAATCTGGCGAATAGTGAAACTCCCTCGAATGTAGATAGAGAACATAAAAATGAAGTGCAGAGTCCTATTAGTAAAACCACAGGCGATGCTGAACAAAAGAACATCCAACAACGAATGAAAAGGGAAGGCAGTGCTGATCGATCAGTGGCG GTTCTTGGAATGGAGGTGACAGCAAGTTGTGAGGGTGGCCAAAAGTGGACAGGCCGCCCTCCAACACCTGTTTTCTTTTCGCACCATGAACAT TCCAATGATAATAACGAAAGTCAGGCGCCTGAACCGCAATCCATCTATTTAGAAGGTGCTTTGGCGCACGAGTCACAAATATTGGTTACCGATTCGGAAATAAAAACTGAGGAAGTTTATGATAAAGAGCTCAATGGGTCACCAGAGGAGCCAGCG GTGGTGTTGAGTAGTAAGATGACATTATCGCTAATCAATTTGGATACAAGtcatgaaaataattatgtggAAAATGAACCGGAAATCGAAAGTCCCCTGGCGGATGATATCGAAATAATTGGTGCTGAcgaaaaatag
- the LOC105230636 gene encoding uncharacterized protein LOC105230636 isoform X11: MQQTRSQRRQSSHLFQMQDGLSPKKTAVIIVTVVGCIAILWPKVFYPMMFGSNVPAKSGNLKDQLGPGGLRQERPAHLHPESIYQAMRERGRAIPATTPTVPILERKGSASNPPPRVVDGRPGPIPGMRPPMGAGSMHQPQARAGNSMGFIMPLYTIGIIVFFGYTIMKIVFKRPTPNAPYGPMPTNPDFRKEVFGQENGRQVDEANNSKLVVTAIQGLIDAADEQIKLRENNATSDTPKKSSENPTSNFGGISNGHTKSEQEHEHVDYKDTNELNLANSETPSNVDREHKNEVQSPISKTTGDAEQKNIQQRMKREGSADRSVAVLGMEVTASCEGGQKWTGRPPTPVFFSHHEHSNDNNESQAPEPQSIYLEGALAHESQILVTDSEIKTEEVYDKELNGSPEEPAVVLSSKMTLSLINLDTSHENNYVENEPEIESPLADDIEIIGADEK, encoded by the exons atgcaaCAAACGCGTTCACAGCGGAGGCAATCCAGTCATCTTTTCCAAATGCAGGATGGACTGAGTCCTAAAAAAACAGCCGTCATAATTGTGACCGTAGTTGGTTGCATTGCAATACTTTGGCCGAAGGTATTCTATCCGATGATGTTCGGTAGCAACGTGCCCGCGAAAAGTGGAAATTTAAAGGATCAACTTGGACCGGGAG GTTTACGGCAGGAGCGTCCAGCACATTTACATCCCGAATCCATCTATCAAGCGATGCGTGAACGGGGTCGTGCCATTCCCGCAACTACACCGACAGTGCCAATTTTGGAGCGCAAAGGATCAGCCAGCAATCCACCGCCACGTGTCGTTGATGGCCGC CCTGGCCCTATTCCCGGAATGCGCCCACCCATGGGCGCCGGATCTATGCATCAACCGCAGGCCCGTGCTGGTAATAGTATGGGCTTCATAATGCCACTTTATACAATTGGGATAATAGTCTTCTTCGGTTACACGATTATGAag ATAGTGTTCAAGCGGCCAACGCCGAATGCACCTTATGGACCCATGCCTACCAATCCCGACTTTAGAAAAGAAGTCTTTGGTCAAGAAAATGGAAGACAAGTTGACGAAGCGAATAATTCTAAACTAG TTGTAACAGCAATTCAAGGTTTAATTGATGCTGCCGATGAGCAAATAAAATTACGAGAGAATAATGCGACTTCAGATACACCTAAG AAATCAAGCGAAAATCCGACATCGAACTTTGGAGGCATTTCCAATGGGCATACGAAATCTGAGCAGGAACATGAGCATGTAGATTATAAAGATACAAACGAGCTAAATCTGGCGAATAGTGAAACTCCCTCGAATGTAGATAGAGAACATAAAAATGAAGTGCAGAGTCCTATTAGTAAAACCACAGGCGATGCTGAACAAAAGAACATCCAACAACGAATGAAAAGGGAAGGCAGTGCTGATCGATCAGTGGCG GTTCTTGGAATGGAGGTGACAGCAAGTTGTGAGGGTGGCCAAAAGTGGACAGGCCGCCCTCCAACACCTGTTTTCTTTTCGCACCATGAACAT TCCAATGATAATAACGAAAGTCAGGCGCCTGAACCGCAATCCATCTATTTAGAAGGTGCTTTGGCGCACGAGTCACAAATATTGGTTACCGATTCGGAAATAAAAACTGAGGAAGTTTATGATAAAGAGCTCAATGGGTCACCAGAGGAGCCAGCG GTGGTGTTGAGTAGTAAGATGACATTATCGCTAATCAATTTGGATACAAGtcatgaaaataattatgtggAAAATGAACCGGAAATCGAAAGTCCCCTGGCGGATGATATCGAAATAATTGGTGCTGAcgaaaaatag